Part of the Solanum pennellii chromosome 10, SPENNV200 genome is shown below.
CATCCTCACCTGTGATTTTTCGAAGAATTCGTCCTTTCGGATGCTCttgacaaagactgagataaaactcgtcagcataaaaatgcaattcaaatggagacagtgtcttttacCGTGTTGACACTTAGTCGCTCTCCTTCAAAATTTGACGTCAACTCGATCAGTTTGACGTAAAACAAATAaggttatgtattatgattgcaatataatcttcaatgtactcttcatttgatgttaaaataaataaaagcttATGCAGTGtgttgatatttattttgacGTTGTCTTTAATGATTTCTCTTGGCGTCCATTCTTGCCAAATAAAAGATGCAGTTGATGttgatggataaatatttctcttgaGGTGCACGATTTCCTTCTCTGGCAGTGCAAAAATTCTCTTTTGGAATGCATGACTTATGCATGCGTTTTCTTTTGCAAGGGGTGACTTCTTCTACGCAATGCATGATTTGTTctccgcaatgcatgactttttgcgatgcatgaatattaactcgcgatgcatgattttcgcgatgtATGATTTCCgagatgcatgaatattaactcgcgatgcatgatttcttgcggggcatgaatatgtTCCTGCGATACATGGATTTCTGcaaggcatgaatatcttctcgcgatgcataatttTCTACGAGGCataatatcttctcgcgatgcatgaatattaactcacGATGCATGagtattaactcgcgatgcatgatcttcctcGATGCATTAATAttgactcgtgatgcatgaatattgactcgcgatgcctgatcttccgcgatgcatatTTTttgactcgtgatgcatgatcttctgcgaggcatgaatatcttcccgcgatgcataaatttctgctaggcatgaatatcttctcgcgatgcataaatttctgcgaggtatgaatatcttctcgcaatgcataattttctgcgaggcatgaatatcttctcgcgatgcataattttctgctaggcatgaatatcttctcgcggtgcatgaattttctcttgATGTCATCCTTGGTACCAAATGAAGAAAGTACTTCAATCGAGCAACATATTTATCTTCTGGGTGCCTTCTGGATAATCATATCGTCTCAATTGAAAATAAAGGTAAAATGACCCTTCAGGTAGTGTCATCTAAATCAACAATACAAATAACATGACCCTCGGGTAGTGTATCATCTCAACCGACAATACAAATAGATGACCCTTCGGGTagtaataatatcatatctaataatatgatgtagATGACGTCATTTACGAGAACCGTAAActctttcttgagatttttcacCTTCGATATgcacaatataaaataattcctGCATCCACAGAAGAATTGTGAATTCTAGGAGAGCTTTTTCCAGATTTTCATCTAATTCATCTTTGAATCACAGTTATATCTTCATTATAGCCTTCACGTTCAATGAAACAATAATGTTAACACTCCCAAGTCGTTGATATAATCAATAGAACATTTCCTGCATCCATCAAAATTGTTAATATTTCCTGCATCCACAGAAAATTGTCAGTTTCAAAATAAACTGATCTGTATCGATTTCTTTGATTGTCTGCTTCTTGTCCATCTATATCCAGTTGATTTTCTGATTCCCcaactcttgatagataagagaaaatattttatgccaaaaccAAATGAAACACAAACGGAAAATTTAAGGAAAGTATTCTAGAAATGTAGTATTTTGAAAAAGGTTAGTGTCATGTATCATGTCACGTCAGACTCCTCGAATTTCTTTGAGTCTGATACTTGGAGGTCAATCTGATTATTCGCTAGGGAGTTTTCAGAGCCACTTTAGACTGTCGATAAAACCATGTTAAAATTTTGAGGCCACCTTCAAAATTTCCGTCCCAGTTAACTGTCTCGGCTTATCCTTGACTGTTAGTGAGCAAATCatgaaatttttgagatcctctcaaaaattttgtcACGGTTGCAAATCTTAAAATATCTTTAGTCTTGGCTTATTGAGAAAAACTCTTCTtctcgagaatttttgagtccctctcaaaattctgtcccagtttctattgtaaagaaaaatagaaatcttacgggaGAAATGACTGAActcttgtggcgcctacgtatcccattgaggcaggaatcaggttAAACGTGGTTCCCCTCAAGGATTAACATTAATAAGAAATTTACAAAGAGACCAGCCGAGGCCGAAGTAGGCTGCCTACATATCTCactcttgagaattcaggtcaaacgtagttcaaatacaaagaaatatttaaaaggataAATGGGGTGatcgaggccgacataggccgcctacgtatctcattcttgagaattcaggtcataCGTAGTTCGTTACAAGAGGGATATAACTTTAAACAAatcaaatacaagaaaaaatagaTTGCATACAAGGAAATGACAGAAATACAAACTAAGCTTCACatgtagtatctcttgacagaATCTAAGTTGATCGGTTTCGGCCATACGATGCCATCCATATCCGATAGGACCAAAGAATCTCCAGATAATACTTTGAGAACCATGTAAGGACCTTGCCAATTTGGTGCGAATTTTCCTTTGTACTCctcttgatgaggaaaaatgcgCTTAAGTACCAACTGACTGATTTCAAAAATTCTGGCTCTGACTCTCTTGTGGAAAGCACGAATCATTCTCTGTCGATATAGTTGACCATGACAAACggcaaccattctcttctcatcaatcaatgTTAATTGGTAAATTCTCTTGCTCACCCATTCAGCATTACTCAACTCAGCTTCCTGGATGATTCTCAAAGACGGTATCtcaacttcagcaggtatgactgcttctgttccatatactagcaGATATGGAGTGGATCCAATCGACGTTCTAACAGTCATTCGATAACCCAACAAAGCATATGGCAACATCTCGTGCCAGCCTCAAtgattgtcaatcattttcctcagaTATTTGCAGCCTCTACAGCTCCATTCATTCGAGAATGATAAGCGGTTGAGTTTCGGTGAGTAATCCTAAACTATTCACATATATCTTTCAAcaagtgactgttgagatttgcaccattatcagtaatgatggattctggtactccaaacttgcatatcagattgttgcgaacaaaatcagctacaactttcttggttactGACTTGTAAGAAGCTGGTTCCACCCATTTGGTGAAATAGTCAATAGCAACCAAAATGAATCTGTGTCCATTTGAAGCAACTGACTCTATcggaccgatgacatccataccctaagctacaaatggccaaggtgaactcatagcattaagTTCGTGAGGCGGCACTCGGATCAAATCGtcgtgcacttgacatttatgatatttctacacaaacttgcaacaatcattctccatagtcatctAGAAATAACCGGCTCGAAGGATCTTTCTTGCCAAAGTGAGCCCATTCATATGCGTCCCACAAACTCCggcatgtatctgttcaataagctTCGCGGCTTCAACAGCATCGACGCATCTGAGGAGACCtaaatctggagtcctcctatacTAGATTTTTccacttagaaagaaattgagagccaTACGGCGTATCAACTTCTTCTGGTTGGACGTAGCATCTTAAGGATAAATCTCGGACTCCAAATACTTCCTTATATCGAAATACCATGGCAAACCGTTTGGTTCTGCTTCAACATGTGAACAATGGACTGGATGTTCTTTCAGCTCTATACCAGAGGACCAATATAATCAATATCTGGATGTTTAATCATTGAAGTGATGGTGGCAAAAGCATCGACCAACTCATTTGgtattctgggagtatgtctgaactcgatcttATGAAATCTTTTGCACAACTTCTGTACATACTGCACGTAAGGTATAATCTTCAAGTTTTTCACGGCCCATTCTCCTTAAACCTGATGAATTAACAGATCTGAATCTCCGATAACCAGTAGCTCATTGACATTCATGTCAATGGCCATTCTCAaaccaagaatacaagcttcATACTCAGCCATGTTGTTCGTGCAATTAAATCGGAGCTTAGCTGCCATGGGATAGTGCTGACCATATTTTGATACTAAGACTGCTCTGACACCTTTTCCTTGGTGATTTTCTACTCCATCGAAAAATAATCTCCAACCAGgatatatttcataattatCTTCACCCACAAACGATACTTCTTCATCGTGGAAATAAGTCTTGAGCGGTTCCTACTCTTTGTCAACAGGATTTTCTGCAGGATGATCAGCCAAGGTCTGTGCCTTTATCTccttctgagtcacatacataatgtcaaattcactcaacaacatttgccaCTTAGCTAACATTCCGGTTGGCATCGCCTTCTCAAAAATATACTTCAGCGAGTCCATTCTGGAAATGAGGTATGTagtataagaagacaaataatgtctcaactTTTGGGCAAGCCAAGTCAAAGCACAACATGTTCTCTCCAAAAGAGTGTAACGAGGCTCGtatggagtaaacttcttgcttatatCATAAATGGATCGCTCCTTTTTCCCTGTCTCGTTGTGTTGACCAAGTACGCATCCGAATGCACTATCTGAGACGgacaaatacaacaacaatgGACTCCCTTCTCGAGGAGGAACTAATACCGGTGGATTGGACAAATAGTTCTTAATAGAATCAAAAGCAACCTGacactcttcagtccactttgtcGGAGCGTCTTTCTTCAACAGCTTGAAGATAGACTCACACACCACGGTTGATTGATCTGTGAATCAActgatgtagttcaacctccttaagaaactcatcacctcttttcttGTCTTCGGTGGAGttaactcttgaattgctttaatcTTGGAAGGATCGAGCTCAATACcccttctgctgactataaatcccaacaactttcCGGTTGGAACTCCAAAAGCGCATTTGGcgggatttaacttcaagttgtaaTGACGCAAACGATCAGAAAACTTCCTTAGATGTGTCAAGTGGTCCGAACTCTTACGGGACTTGATTATGACGTCATCTACGTACACCTCAATCTCTTATGAATTAGTAGCACCAGCATTCTTGAGGCCAAATAGTATCACCCTataatgatatacaccccaatgtgtaataaaagttgtcttttctaCATCTTCTTCGTCTATCAGAATCTGATGATAACCTGTGTAGCCATCCACAAACGAATGCATTTTATGCTTAGCACAGTTATCGATCAGAATATGGAAGTTTGGcaacggaaaattatcctttggGCTGGCTTTGTTTAGATCCTTGTAGTCGACAGAGATTCTTGTTTTCCCATCTTTTTTGGCGACCTGAACAACATTGGCCAACCAAGTCGGGTATTATGTCACTTCCACTAGTCGAGACTCGATCTGCTTGGTAATCT
Proteins encoded:
- the LOC114074457 gene encoding uncharacterized protein LOC114074457, translated to MLPYALLGYRMTVRTSIGSTPYLLVYGTEAVIPAEVEIPSLRIIQEAELSNAEWVSKRIYQLTLIDEKRMVAVCHGQLYRQRMIRAFHKRVRARIFEISQLVLKRIFPHQEEYKGKFAPNWQGPYMVLKVLSGDSLVLSDMDGIRMNTWRTKGLRTGAAAARGNQNPPQAPAEGVVMPVNPAGLTDAEAQAMTTQVNRQDIQRKNPLVRSMADRL